Proteins from a single region of Neodiprion virginianus isolate iyNeoVirg1 chromosome 4, iyNeoVirg1.1, whole genome shotgun sequence:
- the LOC124304081 gene encoding uncharacterized protein LOC124304081 isoform X1, which yields MITENTPREMKQQLDDVSMSLPNESYQELYVSNTVASDRPTFLNTENDLSLPTAVVKNLRNLGNGNFTGIAPTCRIGMSLLMEFPLKIMNGVSSLFNFQSQSPDSEIPAKRPYSPKVHCHKQMPMDVARGRGRGRGRSQLRRSGVSQSRHRQEQIRQRLSADIQDDLKEFEELGDCENDKEVQSTPCIDEDGRQLRYGVNGAEVDTGTSQFPLTFGYFNVKCRKQKQQQTNCNQGLISNNCNDRYVPECPIDVTAYACTDKNEETESEMNINRSRLHSDSSVDSEDSCYIVFENSSDSEYDYTTTDDEDEDQNCDSGNCRSKLKQVRFSQHPVIHTMIAWDYAYRAARKGPWEAMVRDRARFKDLINKMSKILDPILKPQHRIEIWQHRFANDL from the exons ATGATAACGGAAAATACGCCGAGGGAAATGAAACAGCAATTAGACGACGTTTCTATGAGTTTGCCTAACGAGTCCTACCAGGAATTATACGTCTCGAATACGGTGGCTAGTGATCGGCCCACGTTTTTGAACACGGAAAATGATCTCAGTCTCCCAACAgcggttgtaaaaaatttgagaaatctAGGAAACGGTAATTTTACTGGCATAGCACCCACCTGTCGAATTGGCATGTCACTCCTCATGGAGTTTCCGCTAAAAATTATGAACGGGGTCTCCAGcttgttcaattttcaatctcaaTCCCCGGACTCTGAAATACCAGCCAAAAGGCCATACTCACCCAAGGTGCACTGTCACAAACAAATGCCCATGGATGTTGCAAGGGGGCGAGGCAGGGGTCGTGGTCGATCCCAGCTTCGTCGCTCTGGCGTTAGTCAGTCGAGACACAGACAGGAGCAAATTCGGCAGAGATTGTCCGCCGACATTCAGGATGACCTCAAAGAATTCGAAGAACTCGGAGATTGTGAAAACGATAAGGAAGTACAGAGTACACCATGTATCGATGAAGATGGAAGACAGCTTCGCTATGGAGTCAATGGTGCAGAAGTCGACACTGGCACTTCGCAATTTCCATTGACGTTCGGGTACTTCAATGTGAAATGCAGAAAACAGAAGCAACAACAAACAAACTGCAACCAAGGTCTGATCTCTAATAATTGTAACGACAGATACGTACCTGAATGCCCGATAGATGTCACAGCCTATGCGTGTACTGACAAAAATGAAGAGACTGAATCAGAGATGAACATTAACAGAAGTAGGCTTCATTCGGACAGTTCCGTTGACTCTGAGGATAGCTGTTAcattgtttttgaaaatagttcaGATTCCGAATATGATTATACTACGACTGACGATGAAGATGAGGATCAAAATTGCGACTCTGGAAATTGTAGATCAAAATTAAAG CAGGTACGGTTTTCGCAACACCCTGTAATTCATACGATGATTGCATGGGATTATGCATATCGAGCAGCTCGGAAAGGTCCATGGGAAGCAATGGTTCGTGACAGAGCAAGATTTAAGGACCTGATCAACAAAATGTCCAAAATATTGGATCCAATTTTAAAACCTCAGCATCGCATTGAAATTTGGCAGCACCGTTTTGCTAACGATCTGTAG
- the LOC124304081 gene encoding uncharacterized protein LOC124304081 isoform X2, producing the protein MITENTPREMKQQLDDVSMSLPNESYQELYVSNTVASDRPTFLNTENDLSLPTAVVKNLRNLGNGNFTGIAPTCRIGMSLLMEFPLKIMNGVSSLFNFQSQSPDSEIPAKRPYSPKVHCHKQMPMDVARGRGRGRGRSQLRRSGVSQSRHRQEQIRQRLSADIQDDLKEFEELGDCENDKEVQSTPCIDEDGRQLRYGVNGAEVDTGTSQFPLTFGYFNVKCRKQKQQQTNCNQGLISNNCNDRYVPECPIDVTAYACTDKNEETESEMNINRSRLHSDSSVDSEDSCYIVFENSSDSEYDYTTTDDEDEDQNCDSGNCRSKLKVRFSQHPVIHTMIAWDYAYRAARKGPWEAMVRDRARFKDLINKMSKILDPILKPQHRIEIWQHRFANDL; encoded by the exons ATGATAACGGAAAATACGCCGAGGGAAATGAAACAGCAATTAGACGACGTTTCTATGAGTTTGCCTAACGAGTCCTACCAGGAATTATACGTCTCGAATACGGTGGCTAGTGATCGGCCCACGTTTTTGAACACGGAAAATGATCTCAGTCTCCCAACAgcggttgtaaaaaatttgagaaatctAGGAAACGGTAATTTTACTGGCATAGCACCCACCTGTCGAATTGGCATGTCACTCCTCATGGAGTTTCCGCTAAAAATTATGAACGGGGTCTCCAGcttgttcaattttcaatctcaaTCCCCGGACTCTGAAATACCAGCCAAAAGGCCATACTCACCCAAGGTGCACTGTCACAAACAAATGCCCATGGATGTTGCAAGGGGGCGAGGCAGGGGTCGTGGTCGATCCCAGCTTCGTCGCTCTGGCGTTAGTCAGTCGAGACACAGACAGGAGCAAATTCGGCAGAGATTGTCCGCCGACATTCAGGATGACCTCAAAGAATTCGAAGAACTCGGAGATTGTGAAAACGATAAGGAAGTACAGAGTACACCATGTATCGATGAAGATGGAAGACAGCTTCGCTATGGAGTCAATGGTGCAGAAGTCGACACTGGCACTTCGCAATTTCCATTGACGTTCGGGTACTTCAATGTGAAATGCAGAAAACAGAAGCAACAACAAACAAACTGCAACCAAGGTCTGATCTCTAATAATTGTAACGACAGATACGTACCTGAATGCCCGATAGATGTCACAGCCTATGCGTGTACTGACAAAAATGAAGAGACTGAATCAGAGATGAACATTAACAGAAGTAGGCTTCATTCGGACAGTTCCGTTGACTCTGAGGATAGCTGTTAcattgtttttgaaaatagttcaGATTCCGAATATGATTATACTACGACTGACGATGAAGATGAGGATCAAAATTGCGACTCTGGAAATTGTAGATCAAAATTAAAG GTACGGTTTTCGCAACACCCTGTAATTCATACGATGATTGCATGGGATTATGCATATCGAGCAGCTCGGAAAGGTCCATGGGAAGCAATGGTTCGTGACAGAGCAAGATTTAAGGACCTGATCAACAAAATGTCCAAAATATTGGATCCAATTTTAAAACCTCAGCATCGCATTGAAATTTGGCAGCACCGTTTTGCTAACGATCTGTAG